Proteins encoded by one window of Bubalus bubalis isolate 160015118507 breed Murrah chromosome 4, NDDB_SH_1, whole genome shotgun sequence:
- the AMHR2 gene encoding anti-Muellerian hormone type-2 receptor: MMLGVLGLWALLPTAVQAPPSRRTCVFFEAPGVRGSTQNLGKLLDAGPGPPRVIHCLYSRCCFGIWNLTQDQAQVEMQGCRDSDEPGCESPRCDPSPRAHPRPSSTLFTCSCGADFCNADYSHLPPLGGPGTPGLEGPQAISGESTWIALLLLGLFLLLLLLSSSILALLQRKACRVQGGPEPEPESDSGRDWSAELPELPELCFSQVIREGGHAVVWAGQLQGKLVAIKAFPLRAVAQFQAERALYELPGLQHDHIVRFITASRGGPGPLPCGPLLVLELHPKGSLCHYLTQHTSDWGSSLRMALSLAQGLAFLHEERWQDGQYKPGIAHRDLSSQNVLVRDDGSCAIGDLGLALVLPGLAQPPTWAPSQPRGPAAIMEAGTQRYMAPELLDKTLDLQDWGTALRRADIYSLALLLWEIMSRCPDLRPDSRPPPFQLAYEAELGSAPTTCELWTLAVEERRRPHVPSTWCCLTTDPGGLRELLEDCWDADPEARLTAECVQQRLAALASPEEAHPFPEGCAQDCSPCCLEDHLSTPPVCHSPQ, from the exons ATGATGCTGGGGGTCCTGGGGCTCTGGGCACTGCTTCCTACAGCTGTGCAAG CACCCCCCAGCAGGCGGACCTGTGTGTTCTTCGAGGCCCCTGGAGTGCGGGGAAGCACACAGAACCTGGGGAAGCTGCTGGATGCAGGGCCGGGCCCCCCCAGGGTTATCCACTGCCTCTACAGCCGCTGCTGCTTTGGAATCTGGAACCTGACCCAAGACCAGGCACAGGTGGAGATGCAAG GATGCCGAGACAGTGATGAGCCAGGCTGTGAGTCCCCCCGCTGTGACCCAAGTCCCCGAGCCCATCCTCGCCCCAGCTCTACTCTCTTCACCTGCTCCTGTGGCGCTGACTTCTGCAATGCCGATTACAGCCATCTGCCTCCTCTGGGGGGCCCTGGGACACCTGGTTTGGAGGGCCCCCAGGCCATCTCAG GGGAGTCCACCTGGATAGCGCTGCTGCTGTTGGgactgtttctgctgctgctgctgctgagcagCAGCATCTTGG ccctgctgcAGCGGAAGGCCTGCCGAGTGCAAGGTGGGCCAGAGCCAGAGCCAGAGTCAGATTCAGGCAGGGACTGGAGTGCTGAGCTGCCGGAGCTGCCTGAGCTATGCTTCTCCCAG GTCATACGGGAAGGAGGTCACGCAGTGGTGTGGGCTGGGCAGCTGCAAGGCAAGCTGGTAGCCATCAAGGCCTTCCCCCTGAGGGCTGTGGCCCAGTTCCAAGCTGAGAGAGCGTTGTACGAGCTGCCAGGCCTACAGCATGACCACATTGTCCGCTTTATCACCGCCAGCAGGGGCGGCCCTGGCCCCCTGCCCTGTGGGCCCCTGCTGGTACTAGAACTGCACCCCAAG GGCTCCCTGTGCCACTACTTGACCCAGCACACCAGTGACTGGGGCAGTTCCCTGCGGATGGCACTGTCCCTGGCGCAGGGCCTGGCATTTCTCCATGAGGAACGTTGGCAGGATG GCCAGTACAAACCAGGTATCGCCCACCGAGATCTGAGCAGCCAGAATGTGCTCGTTCGGGATGATGGGTCATGCGCCATTGGAGATCTGGGCCTCGCCTTGGTGCTCCCTGGCCTCGCCCAGCCCCCAACCTGGGCCCCTAGTCAACCCCGAGGGCCGGCTGCCATCATGGAG GCTGGCACCCAGCGGTACATGGCACCGGAGCTCTTGGACAAGACTCTGGACCTTCAGGACTGGGGCACAGCCCTGCGGCGAGCTGACATCTACTCTCTGGCTCTGCTCTTGTGGGAGATTATGAGTCGCTGCCCAGATTTGCGACCTG ACAGCAGACCACCACCCTTTCAGCTGGCCTATGAGGCAGAACTGGGCAGCGCCCCCACCACCTGTGAGCTGTGGACCTTGGCGGTGGAGGAGAGGAGGCGCCCTCACGTTCCATCCACCTGGTGCTGCTTGACCACT GACCCTGGAGGCCTGAGAGAGCTCCTGGAGGACTGCTGGGATGCAGACCCTGAAGCGCGGCTAACAGCTGAGTGTGTACAGCAGCGCCTGGCTGCCCTGGCCTCTCCTGAGGAGGCCCACCCCTTCCCTGAGGGCTGTGCGCAGGACTGCTCACCTTGCTGCCTGGAAGACCATCTCTCCACTCCTCCCGTCTGCCATTCTCCCCAGTAG